Part of the Nicotiana sylvestris chromosome 5, ASM39365v2, whole genome shotgun sequence genome is shown below.
CTCTCAAATGACTAGAATGCCCTTTTACGTAAAGTCTcgtgctatttttttttttttttccttctgaattttttaaatatttgcCCATTTTTTAAGGGTAGAGATAATGTGAGTGGAATACATATCTATGTGCGTTTTAAAGCTTCAATTACTTATGGTTGGGGCGATAATTATAGCAAACTTAAGAATGATAAATATCCCACCTACAAAGAGTAATTCAAAGGAATTAATAATTTTTCATATTCTTCTATAGGTTTAAGTAATAGAATTCTCGTAAGAGATACAAAATGCTAATAGGATAATGTACTAAATGATATTTAGCATGAATTTATGAGTTTACTCCGTCCAACAAAATAATATATTTGTAAATCTTAttgtaatatatatatagtatatatttgTTGTGCATATTAAACTTATTAACATGTGAAAAATCAGTTGTAAATTTATTTTGCAAAATTTCTTTGCACTTTAACTTTGTGGTTTGAGACTTTGAGTTGAACACTTTAAACTTGATGGTCTTTTAATATCTAAATCTTTTTCATTGTCTTATTTACCTCAAAATATAGCTTTTATGGCTATGTTAACCGTTAAGTAaagttttttataaaaagaaatggCAAAAATTCACAATGATGGACCAATTTTGTCATTATGTAGTGGAATAAGGAcataaaagtaattaaaatagTGGGTCAACTCTTTCCACGGCTGCCGCGCAGAAGAAGCATGGGCTCGTGACACGCCCACACACTTTTTATTAGCGCTAACAAACATATTGCTAACTGTTTCCCAAATTCTTCTACTTTTGAATTTTCAACCTCGTAGTTTGAATTAATGCCTTTCCGCCCACAACTCAAGTTTCTTGTGATCCTATTCAATTCATTGATTCAACAAAATTACTTGTTTCAATTTGCTTCAAATTACTTGTTCCATTTTTGCTTTTATGGACGGATTTCCATTCAAATAGATGTAAGTGGTAACCATGACTGTACTTCTTTATGCTGATTTTCGATGACCTTTTTTATAATTAGTGGTGTCGAGTTAGTTTGTGCGCACCTCTATTAATTCCACGGGATGCTTATCACTTAGTGTGTTTTGTCTCCGCTGGAATTTGAACCTGAGACATCATGGTTCTTTATGCTGATTTTGatgatttatttttttaataactgTGGTGTCCGAGTCACCTTGTgcgcacctcgactaattccacgTAATGCCTATCACCTAGTATTTTTGTCTCCGCTAGAATTTGAATCTAAGACCTCATAGTTCTTTATGCTGATTTtcgatgattttttttataaccGTGGTGTCCGAGTTAGCTTGTGCGCACCTCGACTAAATTCCACGAGATGCCTATCACCTATTAATATTTTTGTCTCCGCTAGAATTTGAATCTGAAACCTCATGGTTCTCAACCCACTTTATTGACCACTAAATCACACCCTTGGGTGCATAATTACGGGGATGATGAACAAAGATTATCAAAAAGATTAACCCAACTGAGTTGGTTTAGAGAAGATCAAGGGTTGAATTTCAACCACAAGTCAATTTAGACAGCACAAAATTAAGTTTTGACTTCAGTGCTGTGTAGCAAATGAAACAAAAATAATCTTGTTACTTTTAAGCTATAGCGAGTAAAGTTCAGTGATTATACTGTTATAATGCACAAGATTCAGCTATATTAACAGGACAAAAAAGTTTTGTAACTTCATTGTTATAATATATTAAAATACATAATAATATAAGAAAATTTTACACTGTCGGTCTAACGATTTTTTTTATGCTACCGGTAGATTTTGACATGTTATAACAAGTTATTAACTACATTTTATGTTAACAGATTAATATGCTATGTATAACTTACATGTTGTAAGTAATCTTAACTAAAAAATTTGTTCAATCAGTGCacagaagttaaactaaaaaaTAAACAAGGATTGGAGCTGGTTACCGAGTATCAAAGCTTCTTTTCTAAGGCCAGCTCATTGCACTAAGCTCTTGCTATGtgcagggtccggggaagggctaGACCATAAGGGTCTATTTTATGCAGTCTTagcctgcatttctgcaagagactgtttTCACGGCTTAAACCCGTGACCTCTTGGTCACATGTCAGCAACTTTACCAGTGACTCCCTTCTCAAGCTTCTTTTCTGATTCCAATAATCCTTAGCAACCTGAAATGGTAGAGTAGTGTGTAACACTTCGTAATGGATTGAACACCAACAACAACACACTTTCTCTTCATTTCTCATATTCAAAAGTGGAAATTACAGTGCTTACTTAATCAAAAACTATAAAGAAAGTATAAACAACAAGTTTATACATCTACAAACACTGatttgaaaaataactaattGCCCCTGGATCAAGCTGTCAAAAAGAAGATGAAAACATACATATAGAGGTACAGTTCTATATTTTTGTACATACGTAGACACAGTCGTGTAATTACTGGATCGTCTGACCTCAGTTCTCAGGTTGAATTTATCCTTCACTGCTCAATCTAGGTGTCATGAATCAACTGCATCAACTCGTTGGAGAAGTTCCAAAACACTTCCGGCTTTTCTTTTGGCTCTATCAGTGCCATTCTCGGACAGTTCCTTCAGTACCTCTTCTACTCCAAGATCCCTAGCTACCTTTAAGTTCTGTACATCACCTGTACATAGAGACCACAAAATAGCTGCAGCATTTTCTCGGTTCCGAGGAGAACCTGTCCTAATTACCTCAACTAAGATGGGGATTGGCTCAGCTTGACCAATGGCTGCCTTACCCTCCTGATGACTTGCAAGTATTGCCAATATTGCGAGTGCTTCATCCATCATTCCACCCCCGGGATCTTTGAGCAATCTCATTAGCGGTGGCACAATCCCTGCCCGTACTGCCCTCACCTTGTTTCCTTGATAGATTGAGAGGTTGAATATAGCAGTGGCTGCATCCTTCTTTCCCCTGGGAGTTCCCTGACAAAGCAAATCAATAAGCGCTGGGATAGCACCGGCGGCTCCTATTGCCACTTTGTTTTCGTCAACCACTGATAAGCTAAAAAGGGTAGCGGCTGCATTTTCCCTTGCTTCCATGCTTCCGTTTCTTAGTACATCTACTATATCGGGTATAGCACCAGCGTTTACAATAGTTCCCTTGTTAGATTCATTTATGGATAGGTTAAGGAGTGCCGTGACAGCGTGCTCCTGAGTACGAGAATCTGACGATGAAAGCAGTTCAACAAGCAGAGGAATTGCTCCGGCTTCAGCAATGCAGACTCTGTTATCAGCATTTCTTTTGGCCAGCAAACGGAGCTCACCAGCAGCTGCTCTTTGCTGTTCCGGATTACCATTGGCAAGTTTTTGTAACAACGCATCAATAGCAGCACGATCACAGTCCGAACCACCAGCTCCAGACCTTTTGTTCCTACAATTTCCTTGGTTTTTAGGCAGCTCAACACCATTGTTCTCACACCACAAGGCAATCAGGCTCTTCAAAACATAGTTTGGAGTCAATGCGGTGTGCAACAATGTCTGCTGAGTCTTAGGGCAGGTCTTGTGTCCTGCATCCAGCCATTTCTGGATGCAAGACCTTTCATAGGTCTGCACGTGAAAGAAAAGCAGACAGCAGTTAATCTAAGCAAGTAATACGAGGAGCAATTAATTTAGTCCTATAATTCGTCAAGGTAAAATGAACATTAAGAAAATAAAGGCACTAAACCTGTCCGGTAGACACAATAACAGGATCTTTCATCAACTCAAGTGATATTGGACAACGAAAATCATCTGGAATGACCGGAGATCTGTGCTTAATCATACTCTTGTCACCCTCAAGGACATCCATTTCAGGATTCCCCGTCATTGCGCAGTCCTTTAGCTTTCTAAGGAGGAATGCAATCGTTTCAAAGCACTCTTCGGGAACTCCACCACTAGAAATGACCATGTCATGGATGGCAAGTGACTCCTTCTTTAGATCATTTACGGTCCTGAGATGCAGCTTCTCTGACAGCCGTTTAAAAATCATGGAATCGGGATCTTGTTCCCTTTCAGCCATAGCTAAATCGATTACCAGTTGCACATCTGGTGATTCCATCTTTCCTTTTGCTCTTTTAAATTGAGCATGCACAAGTTCAATCTATAAGAAACCAACATTATAAAGATTTTTAGTAAAGCAGAACAGACATTGGGCATAACTATTAAAAGGATTGGTAGATGAAGTACTTGTTCTCGAACTTCCTCAGAAATATCAAGCTTGTTGTAAGGAATGTGGCTTAGtgcatcttcaattttctctgtTACATTAAGAAACCTTAGTGATATGGTGTCCATCTGCAGAGCCTGCAATATGCAAAGCACAGGTGACATTTAGGAAATATGAAGCAAGAGACAATGTCTTTCATGATGATAATACGTAGCAGCAAGACACAACGAGCTTTGATTATACTGCACAAAAGTCATCCTCGATGCAGAGTGTAAAACTACAGCAGAGAGCAACTACATAAGATTCATTTGACCCCTGAATTATGGAAGTAGAGATCGGATACATATCTATACTAACAACTGCTTGGTGCAACATTCGACATCTCAAGAGAACCACAACTATTTGAATCAAATTAGGTTCACACGGATGAAACTTTACCAAGGCAGGCATAGATCATTGATTTGAATCTCACTGCCACCTGTCAACAAAAATATTTCCTCATACTCgggcaaaggaaaaaaaaataggCCAACACGTGAGGAGGTGTGTCAAAGACCAAAATAAATAATGGAAGTGTTTCCTACCACTTTAATCTTTTACATTTTCACGCAATTCAACAACAACTAACCATTGTTAGCTGAGAAAATTCAAGTATCAGATGTCCTAATAAAATGAATCTTCCCTATGAGAGATCCTAGGAACAGTTTGTTCTATTTAAAGCTCATAGAATACAGTACTCTACAAAAGCTTCAACTTACAAGGAAAGATCCAATGTTTCAAGCCACGGCTGTCATGATGAATCTACCAAAAGAAAGATGGAAACACAACTATATGAAGATGAGAAGTAGCCCAAAACAAACTATGTAATTGTTTAGAGGTCCAAAAAAACTATATGTGAAGTAGTTCTTATATATGATTCAACTTTGTCCTGGTTGACAAATATGTAGGACAGTTACCGACCAAACTAAAGCTAAATTTCACCACAGAGAGAACAAGGAAAGAGTTGAATATCACATTGATCTTTCCAGCAGCCACACAATCAGCAAAACATAGTAGTTCAAAAAATTGATTGTTCCTATATTTACATGCAAAAATTGATTACTTCTAATACTTTGACATTTACCAAACAAAGCAAAATCGTCATAGATCATGTAACATTTAAAGATTAAATTAGAAAACAATACCTGAAAAATCTTACTGCCTTCATTGACAGATTTGAGAAGCTCCAAAGCTGAATTAAGAGCAATTCTCAACAACTCAAGCCCATGAACCACATCATCTCCAACCTCAACAACATCACTATCTTTCATTTCCTCAACTAAAGGGCTCAATAGCTTCACCCTTCTCACCAAATTACTGTACATCCTCTTAGACACATTCTTGCACTCCGGCAAACCCGAAACGGTGTCGATTAACTCCGTCAGCTCATTGATTAAGGCCTCTTTCTCATGATCCATGTGTGCACCTCCAACAAACCCCTTATAGAAAATGGATTCTTTAATCAAATTGGGAAAACCCCGGTTGGAAAAATTGAGTCTTTAATAAAATTGAGCAAAACCCCAGTTGGAAAAATTGAATCTTTGATAAAATTGGGAGAACCCCAGCTGAAAAaattgaatctttaatcaaattgGGAAAACCCCAGTTAGAAAAATGGAATCTTTAATCAAATTGGGAGAGACCCAGTTGGAAAAAGAGCAATAATTTGGCAAATCTTTTCTGAGTTGGTGGTTGGTGGTTGAGTTGACTGGGGAAATTACAACTGATCTTCTAACATTTCTGGTCTTTTTAGGGGGCAATAAGAAGTTGAAGTTGCATTGGAAATATGTTGGAATAGGTCCACATTACATTAAACCAAATCAAAGAGTAAATAACTTGTCTCACATGATACTATGTACCTTATCCaggaaaaaataaatagaatatgATTATATTAACATTCGTTTGTAAGGAAAATATTGTTCACAAAATTGATGATGGTTAGGATACTTACTAGTAAAACATTTCACTACATGCATCATGCTTGAATCAAAGAAAAAAACCCCAAAAGGATCTTGTTACACATATAATgtacatatatttttattattaaaccCCGATTAGTTTACATGCTCTGTGACAACCATTGtacttgtttaaccaaaaatccgattctttggtcaaagctagaaataaagagaaattcgggttactgataatctggaGACGAAAATAATAGAAGATTTATGAGAATAAGTAGTTTTGTATTTTAGTATAATCTCGATAATATTTCGTGtctacagatgttgagtccttctccttttatagttgattctaggagaagatgtaatgcctttgtcttaatgaggcaattatgagcaataaatgacattaaaagaaacgttacacaatcatttctatttaattcaaatattctaacgtatttgatatttaatgttgtatctagactcttttacgtcatcagattcgtatcttcaacgtcttccgatcttcggtctttaaatgactcgaataggtacgagactcgtacctatttgagtaacggtccacacctatgttgtttTCTTCCCCCTATCTGTTGTCTCCCGTgtctcttggctatttattgcgttttgaccttttgaccagtccatgtgtcatgacacgtcatcttcaatattcagactcagttttttcccaatacagatagtccccccactttccatttatttatcaattaaatatttgggaagtggatcttcacgaAAAATGAATTTTCACCGTAATCAATACTATGTCAGTACTGATGCTTCAgttgtcttttctatttaatgctcTGCACACGTGTCACCTTCTGATTGGCTTTGTAATTCTACAGCCTTTTTTTCAAAGCTTCTTCATCCCCTctattcacgaagtgatagttgcctttattataggttTTCCATCATTATACTTCTTTGTTTGATGATTGCTATTATTTACATATTTAACCTTCTTTTCCTTTAGTTCATCCTTTCTCTGTAATGGCGTCTCCGAATCCTAACCCTAAGAGAATCCCAATTCTTGATAGCTTTCCCAACGCCCCTGTAAGACATAGAAGGGGTAGAGGTGGCAGGCTTCGTAGCCTAGGATCCATTCGTGGTGGTTCCTCTGGTTCCATCACTCCTTCTTCTAGTTTTGGCACTATTTCTAGATGTTCTATTACTAAGAAAtcctcttctaaaggtaaagaactttctgaGCCTCTTCAAGAGCCTTTAGTTGAGGAAATAGTACCCAACGACTTATCCTTTGAGAATGATAGAAAATCTCTTCGTGAACAAGTTGTTAATTTAGAGAAAGCTGACACTTTTCCTTCTCTAATCACTGAACCTTTGATTTTTATTGTTCGAAAAGATTGCAACTGGAGAAGTGATCTTCGTATAGTGATCCCTAATCCAAACCAAAGAATATCTTCTTTTAGGattgaattttcttttgtttatacttaccccttcactttgggatttattcctgctattgacccagttatacttgatttctgtcgttttttcaaaatttgtttgggacaaattggcccccttgtatggagagcagtggcttgtttgaggtacTTGTGTAAAAGCCAATGTTAGCTTTACCTTCCCCCACCTTATTCATCTTtaccaccccaaattattccgTCATGGGGTTTTTACTTtaactgcaagaagtaaaagggtcttggtaagccctgaagatgacaaggatcgtgggTGGTACACTCGTTATGTTGCTGTACGCACAGTTGATTTGGTGGGTGAAACAAATATCCCCTTCCCtaagaagtggaactttgcacgtaagtttttttttacttaccgtacctatctttaagaatttcaatttcttttataattttatttctttttgcttttctgtagcaactatgggagatgtggaacccgttcctaatattcgtggttgggtagattcaatcttgaaagtcgtgcctatggaggcaagaacttggaaatccatttctaatttacatggttggaaagtgaaaactcacggtaTGCATCTCTTTATGCTTTTTCGTATGTTAAGtcctttcttgtttctaacttttTTCATCCTTTTTTTTGTCaagatttgctattcgaggaatgaCAGCTGAAGTAGCTATTTCCCTTCGAGCCTCTTCTGGTACGTCACTCTCTTTGGAGAGAACTCAAGCTACGCTATCAAATAGGAAAGTTGTAGAAGAGGATTCTGAGAATGATGAAGATGGAGACACCTCTTTAATAGCTAGACCAAGAGTTAGGAGACGCATCGTTTTTGAGGATGAAGCTGTAGTTACCCCTGTTCGTGCCTCTCTAAACAAACCTGTTCACATTCCTTTTGATGATGAAACCACTCCGAGGGACACCAATGAGTCTATTCAACGTCTCTTTGTTGGTGGTTTTGAAAGTGGAGAACTAGGTCCAGttttagatgaagttcctttttcttcctctgtTCCCATTCCTTCTATTCCTCCGCTGGTTTCAAGTGCTTCCTCGCCCGTTCTATATGTTCCTGATCCCTTATCTATTTCTGCTCCCTTGCCTGTCTCTACTCCCTTACCTGTTTTGAGTCCTTTGACTCctgttattttcacttcttctaccgctcCTCCTTCTATAGCTCCCCCTCCCTCTGTTCAACATGTAGAGGAGGGTTCCAGTAGCAGAAGCTTGGCTATGAGGAGCGTTATACTTGAAGTTCCTGCTAATAACAGTCTTTTAAGGAAGTCTGGTGGAGCAGATGCctggcttaggcctttgattggagatattgagaagaagaagatgagcagtcacagttgcttaactctgatgaatgacatagttcattctactttgaaggtattttttctCTACTTACTAACAACTTTTTTTTATCTCTAAATTCTTATTTCTATGAGTTGTCACTGTAGGCTAAGCTCATTGGTATAGAATTGATGGGAAGAATCTCCCTTCTAGAAAAGAAaactcgtgagtctgaaaagtctatccacgaggctgaggaaatagccaAGGGAGCCCAGCTAGAAGCAGATAATTGGAAAGAGCaatttgagaatgctcagggaacTATAGAGGAATTGCAAGAGAGTAGAAatcacctggagcagcaaaagcgaAGTCT
Proteins encoded:
- the LOC104212979 gene encoding U-box domain-containing protein 14 → MDHEKEALINELTELIDTVSGLPECKNVSKRMYSNLVRRVKLLSPLVEEMKDSDVVEVGDDVVHGLELLRIALNSALELLKSVNEGSKIFQALQMDTISLRFLNVTEKIEDALSHIPYNKLDISEEVREQIELVHAQFKRAKGKMESPDVQLVIDLAMAEREQDPDSMIFKRLSEKLHLRTVNDLKKESLAIHDMVISSGGVPEECFETIAFLLRKLKDCAMTGNPEMDVLEGDKSMIKHRSPVIPDDFRCPISLELMKDPVIVSTGQTYERSCIQKWLDAGHKTCPKTQQTLLHTALTPNYVLKSLIALWCENNGVELPKNQGNCRNKRSGAGGSDCDRAAIDALLQKLANGNPEQQRAAAGELRLLAKRNADNRVCIAEAGAIPLLVELLSSSDSRTQEHAVTALLNLSINESNKGTIVNAGAIPDIVDVLRNGSMEARENAAATLFSLSVVDENKVAIGAAGAIPALIDLLCQGTPRGKKDAATAIFNLSIYQGNKVRAVRAGIVPPLMRLLKDPGGGMMDEALAILAILASHQEGKAAIGQAEPIPILVEVIRTGSPRNRENAAAILWSLCTGDVQNLKVARDLGVEEVLKELSENGTDRAKRKAGSVLELLQRVDAVDS